TCACAATTCTACTTTTATCTCTCATGACCTCGCTCCACCTCGGACGCGTGCATCGCGGTGCCGATACCGCGGGCATCCCCGCCCCAATCCTGCAAAAACAGCGATAAAAACGGGGGTTGCGTGCCTCGATAAATTAGAATAGTAATTCTGATAATATGTCGTGGCCGCCACGAACAGCTTTTGGGGAGAGACACTGCAAGCGCCGCCGGCCCCGTCCGGCGCCCTGCCTCACTGCCCCCGCATGCCTGTCCGTGCACGCTCCGGCATCAGAGTTTCAAAGCTTCAACCCATGAGGACTACCATGCGCTTTTCGGTCTTTCTGAATGCCCGTTCGATGTCGCCGCAGGAGGATCGCGGGCTGATCCAGGACCTGACCGCCCATGCGACCAGCGCCGCAAATCAAGGCTTTGACGCGATTTTCATGCCTGATCACCACTTCAACGGCTATATGCCGGTGGCCTCGGACAGTTTCATGTTCGCCTCCTATCTGGCCGCAAAACTGCCGCAGATGCATTTCGGTTTCTCGGTGGTTTCGGTGCCGTTGCATCACCCGATCCGCTTTGTGGAGCGCATCAACATCCTCGACCAGCTGACCGACGGCAAGCTGCTGATCGGTGTGGGCAGCGGCACCACGCCTGAGGAAATGATCGGCTTTGGCGTCGATTACCGCGATGCGGGTGCCGTGTCTGACCGCAACCTCGAACTGGCCGAGCAGCTCTGGGCCAAGGGCATGGAAGACCCCGCGATCGACTTCGAGAACGGGCCGCACAAGGGCCGTGTGCTGCAGCGCATCGCACCTGCCGCCTATACACCGGGCCATGCCCGCCTGATGCCTGTCGCCATGAAAGAAGCAAGCAGCCGCCGCGCTGCAGCCAATGGCTGGCCCGCCTTCATTCCGGCCTTCACGCCCCCCAAGATCGGCGGCACCGAGCCCTTCACCCATGTGAAAAAGTGGTTCGACATCTACAAGGGCTTCCTGCTGGAAGCCGGCCACAGCGATGAGATTGTGCGCAACGCACTGGACTGGACGACGCACACCTATCAGGTCGTCCATATCGCCGAAACCGACGAACAGGCCCGCGAGGAGCTGGAAGTCATCCTGCGGAGCTATCAGGACGCCGTGGAGCGCGAGGCCGAATTCAACAATCGCGCCGAGGCCGACAGCGCCAACAAGAAGACCGACCGCACCCCCAATGCGCTGACCGACGACTGGATCGGCACCTGGTGCCTCTATGGCTCGCCCGAGACGGTGATCGAACACCTCAAGCCTTATCAGGAACTGGGCATCGGCAACATTCTGTGCGGCACCACCACCGGTCCGCTGACGCAGCAGCGCCTCGCCTATGGTGAACAGACGCTGCGCCTGCTGTCGCAGCATGTCATGCCGGCGTTCAAAAAGTGACGCGCCGGATTGTAGGTCTGGGCGGGACCTTCCGCCCCAACTCTTCCAGCGAGCGGCTGGTGCGCAGCGTTCTGACCGCCTGCGAGGCGCTGGGGGCGGAAACCCGGATGTTCGATGGGCCGGCCCTCGCCGCTCTGCCCCATTTCAACCCCGAAAGCCCGGAGCGCACGCCGGAACAGACCGCTCTGGTCAACGCCGTGCGTCAGGCCGATGCGCTGGTGATCGGCACGCCCGGCTACCATGGCGGCCTGTCGGGTCTGGTGAAAAACGCCATCGATCTGCTGGAAGACACGCGCACCGATGCCCGCGTCTATTGGGACGGCATGCCGGTGGGCCTGATCGTCTCGGCGGCGGGCTGGCAGGCGGGCGGCGTCACGCTGGGCGCACTGCGCGGCATTGTGCACGCCATGCGCGGCTGGCCGACGCCGGTCGGGCTCGCCATCAACTCCATCGAGCAGAAGCCCTTCGGCCCCGATGGCGCGCTGGTGGATGAGGGCATCGCCGCGCAAATCACCCTGATGGCCCGCCAGATCATGAGCTTCTCTCTGGAGCGTCTCCCCGCATGAACCTTCTTCTCGCCGATCAGGCCCGCCTCACCGCCGGAGCCAGCATGTGGACCACCGCCGCCGTGCCCGAAGCTGGCATTCCCTCCCTCACCCTCAGCGATGGCCCGATGGGCATCGCCAGCGGGCGGGTGGATGAGCGTGATGTCGCCTTGCTCTCCCCCTGCGCCACCTTGCTGGGCGCCAGCTTCGATGTCGATCTGGCGCGGCGCATCGGTTCGCTGGTCGGTGGGGAAGCGGTGGCGCGCGGCGTCGATATGGTGCTGGCGCCCAACGTCAATCTGGCGCGCAGCCCGTTGGCTGGCCGAGCTTTCGAATATTTCTCGGAAGACCCGCTGTTGGTCGGAACGTTGGGCGCGGCATGGGTGCAGGGGCTGCAAAGCACCGGCACCGGCGCCTGCCCCAAGCATATGGCCTGCAACGACAGCGAGACCGACCGCGACCATATGAACGCCGTTGTCGATGAACGCACCTTGCGCGAGGTCTATCTGCTGCCCTTCGAACTCTGCGCAGCGGCTGGCGCAGGGGCGATGCTGACGGCCTACAACCGCCTCAACGGCACCTATTGCGCCGAACAGAGCCATGTCACCACCATCGTCAAGCAGGAGTGGGGCTTCGACGGCCCGCTGATCAGCGACTGGTTCGGCACGCATGACACGCTGGGCAGCCTGAACGGCGGCCTCGATCTGGAGATGCCCGGCCCGGCGCGCTTTATGGGTGCCCATACGCTGGCCGCCGTAGAAAATGGCGATGCCAAGGCCGAACGCCTTGCCGATGCTGCGCAGCGTGTGGCCCATGCTGCACGCCGCTTTGGCGCGGAGAAAACCCCGCCCACGCTCGACACCGAAAAGGTGCTGATCGAAGCCGCCGCCGCTGGCATGGTGCTGCTGAAAAATGAAGGCGATCTGCTCCCCCTCGCCCCCGGCGGCAAGATCGCGCTGATCGGGCCGAATGCCGCCAATCCCTGCTATCAGGGCGGCACCTTTGCCAAGATCGCGCTCTCGCCCGAGGCCATTCGCCCGCTCGAAGCCCTGCGCCGGGCCTGTCCGGGGCTGGTCTATGAGCCCGGCGTCGATCCGCAGCCCCGCCTGCCTGCCATGCCCGTCAGCCCGATCTCTGGCGAGGCCGCGCGCGGCATGACGGTGGAATATTTCGCCGGTTCGGACATGAGCCAGCCGCCGATCAGCAGCGAAACGCGCGACACCAATTCGCTGGTGTGGTTCGTCGGCGTCCACGATCAGGGCGTGTTCGACGCCCCCGCCGCCATCCGCGCCAGCGGCTGGTTCACCCCCGAAACCACCGGCGAGCATCGCTTCTACGCAGGCGCCACCGGCATGGTGCGCCTCTGCGTCAATGGCGAAACGCTGATCGACAAGCGCGAGAAGATGGCCGCCCGCGACGTGATGGGCAGCCTGAAGCGCGGCGACGCCGAAAGCGCCACGCTGCATCTGGAAGCCGGGGCCAAGGCGCTGGTGGAAGTCGAATTCCACTATGACGGCGCCCGCGTCCACGGGTTGTGGTATGGCGTGCGCGGCCCCGACAGCGCTCAGGCCATGCTGGAACGCGCCGTGCAGGCCGCGCGCGAGGCCGACACCGTCATCCTGATGGTCGGCGAAACCTCGGACTCCAGCGTGGAAAGCAAGGACCGTCCCGACACGCGCCTGCCCGAAGACCAGATCCGCCTGATCGAGGCCGTCTGCGCCGCCAATCCGCGCACGGCGATCGTGGCCAATGTCGGCCATGCCTTCGATGTTACTTGGTCTGCGCAGGCCGATGCACTGCTGCTGGCATGGTATCCCGGCGAAGGCTTCGGCCCCGCTGTGGCCGATGTGCTGACCGGCACGCGAGAGCCGGGCGGCCGCCTGCCCGTCACGCTGGCGCGGCAGGACAGCGACTATCCCGCGCTCGACCTCACCCCGGACGCGGACGGCAATCTGCCCTACGCCGAAGGGACCGCCATCGGCTATCGCGGTCTGGCGGCCAAGGGGATCGACGCGCTCTACGCTTTTGGCGAGGGGCAAGGCCACACACGCTTCGCATGGCTCTCCGCAACGCCTGCCGAGGGTGGCGTCACCGTCCGCCTGCGCAATGAGGGCGACCGCCCCGGCAGCGAGGTGGTGCAACTCTACCGCCATGCGCCCGAACTGGCGCTGATCGGCTTTGCCAAAGCCCATCTGGCGCCGGGCGAAGAGGCCGACCTCTTTGTCCCCATCGAACCACGCATGCTGCGCATCTGGCAGGATGGCTGGCAACAGCTTGAGGGCGACATTCAGGTCTCGGTTGCCCGCAGCAGCCGCGATATCGCCTTTTCCATCACCCTCTGAAAGAAGCCCCCGCCCCCATGCCCGCCAAGCCCCGCCGCGCCCGCTATCGGCATCTGTCTCTGGCCGCGCTGGTGCTGGCGGGGGCTTTCCCGCCTGCTCTCCATGCCCAGCAGGCCTCCGCGCCGGATTGGGAAGAGGTCTTCCGCCATCCTCCCGCTGCCGCACGTCCGCATGTGTGGTGGCACTGGATGAACGGCAATGTCGATGCCGAGGGTGCGCGGCGCGATCTGGCCTGG
The Novosphingobium terrae DNA segment above includes these coding regions:
- a CDS encoding LLM class flavin-dependent oxidoreductase — protein: MRFSVFLNARSMSPQEDRGLIQDLTAHATSAANQGFDAIFMPDHHFNGYMPVASDSFMFASYLAAKLPQMHFGFSVVSVPLHHPIRFVERINILDQLTDGKLLIGVGSGTTPEEMIGFGVDYRDAGAVSDRNLELAEQLWAKGMEDPAIDFENGPHKGRVLQRIAPAAYTPGHARLMPVAMKEASSRRAAANGWPAFIPAFTPPKIGGTEPFTHVKKWFDIYKGFLLEAGHSDEIVRNALDWTTHTYQVVHIAETDEQAREELEVILRSYQDAVEREAEFNNRAEADSANKKTDRTPNALTDDWIGTWCLYGSPETVIEHLKPYQELGIGNILCGTTTGPLTQQRLAYGEQTLRLLSQHVMPAFKK
- a CDS encoding NADPH-dependent FMN reductase — encoded protein: MTRRIVGLGGTFRPNSSSERLVRSVLTACEALGAETRMFDGPALAALPHFNPESPERTPEQTALVNAVRQADALVIGTPGYHGGLSGLVKNAIDLLEDTRTDARVYWDGMPVGLIVSAAGWQAGGVTLGALRGIVHAMRGWPTPVGLAINSIEQKPFGPDGALVDEGIAAQITLMARQIMSFSLERLPA
- a CDS encoding beta-glucosidase; amino-acid sequence: MNLLLADQARLTAGASMWTTAAVPEAGIPSLTLSDGPMGIASGRVDERDVALLSPCATLLGASFDVDLARRIGSLVGGEAVARGVDMVLAPNVNLARSPLAGRAFEYFSEDPLLVGTLGAAWVQGLQSTGTGACPKHMACNDSETDRDHMNAVVDERTLREVYLLPFELCAAAGAGAMLTAYNRLNGTYCAEQSHVTTIVKQEWGFDGPLISDWFGTHDTLGSLNGGLDLEMPGPARFMGAHTLAAVENGDAKAERLADAAQRVAHAARRFGAEKTPPTLDTEKVLIEAAAAGMVLLKNEGDLLPLAPGGKIALIGPNAANPCYQGGTFAKIALSPEAIRPLEALRRACPGLVYEPGVDPQPRLPAMPVSPISGEAARGMTVEYFAGSDMSQPPISSETRDTNSLVWFVGVHDQGVFDAPAAIRASGWFTPETTGEHRFYAGATGMVRLCVNGETLIDKREKMAARDVMGSLKRGDAESATLHLEAGAKALVEVEFHYDGARVHGLWYGVRGPDSAQAMLERAVQAAREADTVILMVGETSDSSVESKDRPDTRLPEDQIRLIEAVCAANPRTAIVANVGHAFDVTWSAQADALLLAWYPGEGFGPAVADVLTGTREPGGRLPVTLARQDSDYPALDLTPDADGNLPYAEGTAIGYRGLAAKGIDALYAFGEGQGHTRFAWLSATPAEGGVTVRLRNEGDRPGSEVVQLYRHAPELALIGFAKAHLAPGEEADLFVPIEPRMLRIWQDGWQQLEGDIQVSVARSSRDIAFSITL